CAATGGCGACCCCACCCAAAGAGGAGGGCGAAGCCGTTATCGTGCCGCCGTGGGCGCGGACAATCGACTGGCAAATCCACAGTCCAAGCCCTGAACCAGAGGCCGTTTCTGCCCTATCGGCGTCCCCAATGTTGCTGGCCCGGTAAAGGCGGTCAAACAGGCGGGAATATTCATCGGCGGCAACGCCGGGGGCCGAATCCTGGATGCTAAGGGTTACCCAGGCATCAAGGGATGCGTCAGCGGGCTGTGCCTCTTGGGGGGAATGCGACGGCGATACTGTCAACGACAGCTGTACCTGGCCACCCTGATTTGTGTATTTATAACTGTTTTTCAGAAGGTTACCAAAAACCTGCTCCAGTCGTGCCTTATCGGCAAACACGGTCGTCTCAGGGGGCAGCTCGGGCTCACAGGTGAAGCTAACCCCGATCCCTTTTTGTGCCAGCAGGGGGCGGAAGCTGGTTATCTGCTCTTCAATCAGCGGCAAAAGCTTAAGGTGCTCCTTACTCATGGCAAGGTTTGTTACTTCCTCTGCAGACAGCTGCACTATGTCGCCCACCATGCGATTGAGATTGCCCAGGCTATTTGCCATCGACTCAAAGGTGGCATCGGTGCTTTGCAGCAAACCGTCCTGCATGGCCTCCAACTGCACTTTAATCATGGCCAGCGGCGTGCGAAGGTCGTGGCCAACTTCAGCCAGCATTCGGTTTTTTTGCTCCATCAACTCCGACAGCATCTGGGCTTTTCTTAAGGCATCGCGATGCTCAAACTGGGCCAGCTGCTGCCTTCTGGCATGGGCAAGACGCCAACGAAACAAGCCATATAGCATGGCAATCAACAGGGCAGCCAGCGGCAGCTGAAACCACAGGGTTTGATAGTATTTGGGCGCTTTACTGACCTTCAGTTGCAGCTCTGGCCCCCAGTCTGCGCCTTGCACCCTCGCTTGTAATCTCAAACGATAATTCCCGGGGGGCAGGCCTGTGTAGCGCGCCAGCCGCATATCTTCCGGGGCTGTCAGCCAGTCGTTGTCATAGCCATCGAGGCGATAGCGATAATCCACCTTACCAAGGCTACTGGCGTCGGGGCTTGCAAAGCGTACCGAGAAGCGTTGGTCGTCGGCGCCCACCACTAACCCCGGCGCCTGGAGATCGAACGGAATATCGACACTGCCAAGCTGTATCTGGGTAATGGCGACAGTTGCGTCATGGCCTGGTCGTGGGCGGGCCTCAGTGCTTATCAGCTGCATACTGTTATTGGTGGCATAGACGAAGCTGTGGTTGCCAAGAAGCGGTGTGCTGCGGCTCCAGCCCAGGTCGAGCGCGCCCTCACGCTCACCAAATTGCGCCAGCGCCAGGCCATTTTTATCGAGTAAATGTGTGTTACCCAGCCAAAGGTTTCCCGTCGGCAATGCGACTAATCTGGCCGGTACTGTCATCCGGTCTGTGATGTCTATGGCAAAGGGACTGAATCTCAGTACTGCGGCATCCTTTTCTGGTGCCGCCTTGTCAAGGCCAGAAGCTTCCTCGGCGAAGCCGGGTGCTGGCATGCGTGCAAGCGTAGCTGTGAGTTTTTCCAGCTCGTCGCTGCTCAGCCTGTCTATGCCTTCGGGGTGGGTGATTAGCAGATTGCCCTGCCTGTCACTCAGGATTTGATTTATCTGATTGTGGCGCAGACTGCCTTCGGTGGCCTGCTCCTTGCTGAAGATATTGACGGTATCAGAACCCGGAGCCACCAACCCCAGCCCGCCCAGGGTGCCGACCCAGAGCCGATTTTGCCCATCCAGGTAGAGGCAGCGAACGAAGCTGATAAAGCGACTGCCGTCGGCATTTTTTAGCGTCGACATGGTCAGATCGTCGAGGGACACCCTGACCAGCCCCCTGTCGCTGCCGGCCCAGAGTACTGGCTCTGGTCCAAGGGCGAGGTTTTTCACGAACACCCCGTCGTTTTTGGTCAGCGGCAATTGCAGTTCGTTAAGCCAATGGCCATCGGCGGTGGTGGCTATCAGGTTGCCGCTGTCACCCCCAAACCAAAAGTTGCCTTCGCTGTCTTTGATGGCGGAAACCAGCAGTTTTTGTTGAACTTTCGTATCGTCGCTGAACGGCGATGTGTGGCCGCTACTGAGACTAATTCGACTCGCCTGCTGCTCAGTCAGCACCAGTAACTCACCTTCACCCAGGTTAAGCACCTGATGAATATTGGTTGAAAACAGGTCTTTCAGTGCTGGGGCAAAGCGGTCAATCAACGAGAATCCCCGTGCCTGGGGCGGATGATATTGCAGCCCTACACCCAATACCCCAAACCACAGGGTGCCCGAGGGCGAGTTGGTGATGGAGTAAATCAAATCGCCGGCAAGCCCCTGAGGGTCAAGCAGATTCCCCTGCAGATGTTTGATAAGCCTGCCGGATTCGCCATCGCGAATTTCGACGCCCTTGGTGCCACTGAGCCAGATACGGCGACTGCCATCGGCTTCAAACGTTTCGGCAATGCCTGTGTTGATGACCTTGCGGGTCTCATCGCCATCGCCTTCGCTAAGCAGCAGCACTTCCCGGGTGGCCGGGCTTAAGAGGTACGTGCCCTGATTCTGGCTGGTGAGCCACAGGCGGTTGTCGCTGGCAAGGTACAGTCTTCGCAGCACCACCTTGTGCAGCAACTCGCCCTCACTGGCAAACAGCGCGAAACCGGCGGCGTCCTTGTCCATCCAGGCCAGTCCCATGGCGGTAGACAGCCAGAGTTTACCCTCGGCATCGAATTCGATATCCAGCAGGTAGTTGTGATAACGATCGTCGGGTTTATCGAGGGAAAGATAGGGGGTGAATTGCGCGCTTTGCTCGTTCCAGCTGTCCAGGCCCCGGTCATGGGCAAACCAGAGTCTGCCGTTGCGGTCTTTCTTTATGGCATTGACCTGATTACCGCCTATGCTGCCCGGCGTCTCGGGGCTGCGTGCAAATTGGGTGGTCTGCCGGGTGCTTAAATCGACCCGATAGACCCCCTGAGTCATGGTGCCAATCCACAAAAATTGGCCATCGGCCAGCAGGGAGCGTACATGCAGCTTCGACAGTGCCGGATTGTTTGCACTCTCAAGGGGCAGATATTCATAGCCATCAAAGCGGAACACGCCTCTGCGTGTCCCAACCCAGATAAAGCCCTGTGGGTCGGTTTCCAGTTTAAGGATTTCTTTACTTTGCAGCTTGTGATTGGCTTCTACCTGAAACAGCGGTGGGGTAAAGAGCGAGGGTTCAATGGCATGGGCGTGCAAACTGAAGGTGAAGATAAGCGCCACCGCCAACAGATGCCAGCCATGGCGTACTCTGGTGCTCATTGAGCGACTGAAAAACGATGCTGTGGGCCGCGAGTTGCAGCGCATTCTGATCTGCCGGATCACCAGAGGTTCTCTTTGAGCCAATGAGTTGAGACGCGTTATTGTTAACGGCAAGGGTATCTTGTTAATGAAGGCGGGAAAAGCCTTTACCTCTGAAGCCGGGCAAAAAGGCCGGTTAACTGAGTGAATAGCATAAGGTTTCACCAAGCCTCAGTGGCTTGTTGACTCGTGTCAGGGCCTGGTGAACCTTTTCATCTGGCTCACAGGGCCTTGGTCATAAACAGGCTGTGGGGGTCTTCGCGGTAATGACCAAAGGGGGCGCACTGCTCAAAGCCGTGGGCCAGATACAGGCGCTGGGCCGGCAGAAAGTAATCGGCGGTGCCGGTTTCCAGATACAGGCGTTTGAAGCCGAGGCGGCGACTCTCATTTTCCAGATGCATCAGCATGGCGTGGCCAAAGCCGCGACCGCGCAGCGCTCGGGTGGCTCGCATGGATTTGATTTCGCCGCTGTGAAAGTCCACCTGCTTCACGGCGCCGCAGGCGGCGAGGGTATTGCCCTGCCACAGGGTATAAAAACGGATATCACGTTGCTTGAGACGGGCCAGATCCAGCGCGTGTACGCTGTCTGCGGGGGAGTTGTCGTACATGTCTTCCAGATGTTCGTGCAGCAATCTGGCAACTGCCGGGTGGCTTAAATCATCAAGCTTGATATTCATCCCTAATACTCCATAAGTAGTGACATCCGCATTGACAAAGCAAAGGCTGTGCCTGAATTCAGGGGGTTGATAGATATAGAGTTTTAGGCGTAATCCGGCGCCATGAAGCACCTCGATTGGGAGCGGCTGCACCTTTTCGGTGCAGCACCCTTCTCACTTTGAGTGTGCTGAATTAGCTGATAAAAACGCCGGGCGGTGGCTTAAGCGGCCTGGAATGCCAATGTCGCGTCTGCCCGGCAGGGGAGAGAGTGCTGATCAGCCTTGTTGACTGTGGCGGAAGGCTTCCACCGGCAGCCCACCTATGCCCCAATTGTCCAATTCCACTTCGTCAATTACCACCATGGTGGTGGCCGGAGACTTTTGCAGCACCTGCACCAACAGCTCGGTTACGCCACTGATAAGCGCCGCTTTTTGCTCGGCGGTTACCCCTTCGCGGGTCACCTTAATATTCACGTAGGGCATGTTAGTTGTCCTTTTTCTCAATGATTTGAAACACCTTGGCGATAATTTGCCATCGGTCGTTTACCCGCACCAGGGTCAGGAAATCCACAAATTGGCGGGCCCCTATGGCGCAGCGCACCCGGGCAAAGGCCGTGTTGTCTCCGGCAAATTCAATGGCATCGATAACATCCTGACGTGGCTCCCGGCGGCTCGCCGGTGACTGCCGGGTGGCAATTACCTCCCGGTAAGTGGGCATATCCCGCTGCAGAAACGGCGTTTCATCGGCACTGGCGTAAAGGGCGTTGGGGTGAAACACGGTATCGAACAGCCGCAAATCGCAGTGATACAGCAGCTCAAAGTAGTCTGATAACAGTGTTTGCACTTCGTCAAAAGGGCTTGGCATCAGGCTGGTTCCTCTTGGTTCTGGGGCTGGCTCTGGCTGGCACTGTTTGTGGCTGCAGCCTCAGGCTGTTTTTCCGGCAGCAGGCCTTCCTGCTGCATGGCCAGTATTGCATTGGGTCTGGCGCCGATTTTTTGCCACAGGGCGAAGGCTGCGGGCCAGTCTGTGAGGGAGACCCCAATAAACTGGCACCAGTTCAGAATGACAAAGGCGTAGATGTCGGCCACGCTGAGACGGTCGCCAAGCAGATAATCCCCAGAGCAGCTCAGTTTTTTCTCAAACAATGACAAACGCTTACGCAGCTTGGCTTCGGCCTCCTTGCGCGCCGCAGGGCTAAGCTCAACACCGCTGAAAAAGGGGCTGAAGGCCTTGTGTAGCTCCGATGACAGGAAGCCAAGCCATTCCCTGAGCCTGGTGCGCTCAAGGCTTGCCACAGGCGGCGCCAGTTGGATGGGGGAAGTTTTGCCAAGCGCGGCGGGCAAATCGGCCAGAAACTCAAGGATGGCGGCGTTTTCGGTGATAACTTCACCGCTGGCAAGCGCCAGCGCCGGCACATAGCCGCCGGGGTTGATGTCGCGAAATCGCTGACCGGTCTGGGTAACGCCCCTGGCGGTATCCACCTGTTCCAGGGTGTAGGCCAGACCCAGTTCGTTGAGCACTATGTGAGACGCCATTGAGCAGGCGCCGGGTTTGAAATACAGCTTCATATGCAATTAATCCTTTAAGGCAGTTTGAGTGCTCTCTGATAATATCCATCGGAAAGTAGATTACTAGAAGTAACCTTGTTTTGCGGGTAGAATCGGGTTACCCCGAAGAAACCTGGTTACTTGTATGTCTTTGAAAGTACGTTTGAATAAAAGCCCATCGCCTCCGGCGCCCTGCATGCTTACCGAGTGTATGGCGGTGATTTCCGGTGCCTGGGCACCCAATGTGATCTGGTGTTTGCGGATGGGCCCGAGGCGCTTTAATGAGCTAAGAGTGGACATACCGCCCATCTCGGCCAAGGTGCTGTCGGCGCGGCTGACCGAGCTTACAGAGCGCGGTGTGGTCAGCCGTCATGTACGGGATACCTCGCCGCCGTCGGTGGAATACGAGCTGACCGAGCTTGGACGGGAGCTTATTCCGGCGCTGGATGCCATTGTGGAGGTTGGCCACAAGCTTAAGACCAAGGGCTATCTGGTACAGCAAAGCTGATTATCCTGATCCCAATCTATGAGCTATGCCTCCCCAAGGCGCATTGAAATCGCCCTGTGGGGACAGAAATGACCCAAAACCCGGTTTTTGTTCCGCTGCACAGATTCGGTTAACTTTTGCAGCAGTTGATGTAGCAGGAGCCGACCATGGGCAGACGATTCTTTGTATTAAGGCACGGGGAAACCCATTTTAACGTTGAGCAGAAATTGCAGGGCCACTGCAACTCGCCACTGACACCCAAGGGCCGCGCCCAGGCCCGGGCGGTGGGCACGGCGCTGAAATCCTATCTGGGGCCAGAGTTTCATTTCTATGCCAGTTCCCTTGGCCGCGCGGTGCAGACCGCCGAGATTGTGCGCGCCGCCCTTGGCAGCGCCGAAACGCCCATCATCAAAGAGCCGCGGCTGATGGAGTTCTCCCTGGGGCTGTGGGAGCAAAGAACCGTGCCCAGCATCAGGAGTCAGCACCCCGAGCTTGATGGGGCAGGGGACTGGTACCTGCACGCCCCCGAGGCCGAAAGCTTTGATGAGGTGAGGAGTCGCCTTGCCAGTTGGCTGGCGCAGTTGCCGCCAGAGGGCGACATAGTGGTGGTCAGCCATGCCCTGACCGGCATAGCGCTGCGGGGCATGCTGCTGGATTTAAGCTATGAAGACTGCTGGCGTCAGGACCTGCCCCAGGATGCCTTTTTCATCATTGAAGATGGCAAGGTGACCCGCATCGACTGCACTGTTGCTGTTGAGCAGGCTGTTGAGCAGGCTGTTGAGCAGGATCTGGCCGTGGTCTGATCTTCAGGGACACAGTTTCAGGGACACAGGTTCGGGGGCCGCGCCTCCGGCTGCCGGGGATGCCCATTTTGCGAACGCCCTGTTAATGTCGGGGTTAATTAGCTGAAGCTTAAATGTAATATCTTGTTTATAAAAGATTAAACAGGGCATTCATTCATCTTTTGTTAAGGATGTCGCCGCGACACTTGGGCCAAACCCGCCGCGCCATGGCTGCGCCCGGGTATTTCCCAAGGCAAAGGAGACATCCATGACCCTGAAACGTACTTTTTCAATCGCCACCCCTTTATTGCTGAGCCTCGGCGCGCTTTCCAGTGCCGCCCATGCCATCGATATGGGTGTGGAGCTGAATGACGATCGCGCCTCTGTATCCCTTGGCGGCCAGCTTACCCCCAGCGCCAGACTCGAAGGCGAATACCTGTATGTGGACGGTGATAATCACCTGCTGCAGAGTGCGCTGCTGTTCAGCCACAACGCCGGTTCGCACCGGTTTGAGTTTGGCCCAATGGCCTCGCGGGTATGGCTGGATAACAGCCCCAATGGCAGCATGCTGTCCCTGGGGGGCAAGTATCAGCTGGCTCTCGGTAACGGCCTGTCACTCAAGGCCACCGGCTTTGTCAGCCCCTCGGTGCTGAGTTTTTCCGGTGTTGATGGCCACTATCAGTGGAGCACGGCGGTGGGCTACGAGCTGAACCCGAACCTCGGCTTTGAGGCGGGCTATCGCCAAATCCGCATCCAGTACGATGACCACAGAAATCGCGACCTGGAAGACGGCTTTTATGTGGGGGCGAGCTTCCGCTTTTAATGGCTGAGTTAACGCTTTAATAAAAAACGCCGCAGGTTTTGCCTGCGGCGTTTTTGTTCAGCTCAGCGCGAGGCGCCCGTCGCTCACAGCGCTTTTAAGCGTACCGCCGCGCCACCACCGTCGGCCAGATGCAGGCTGAGGGTATCGCCCTTGCGTACCTTGAGCTTTTTGATGTCAATCTCGTAGGGGCGCCATTTCCATTCGGCGTCTTTGCCGTCCTGATAAATCTGCGCCTCAAAGGTTTTGCCGGGCTCGAGGAAATCCAGCTTCACTGTCACATCCCGGGCCTGCTCGTCGGTCACGGCGCCCAGGTACCAGTCGTTGCCGCTGTACTGGCGCGCCTTGCGCTCTTTACGGGCCATCACCACAAAGTCGCCTACCTCGCCATCGAGGGCAATGCTCTGCTCCCAGTCGGTGGGTACGTCCTTGATAAATTGAAAGGCGTCGGGACGTTTTAAGTAGTTCTCAGGCAGGTCGGCCGCCATCTGAATAGGGCTGTAGAGCACCACATACAGGGCCAGCTGCTTGGCGAGCGTGCTTTGTGGGCGATTGGTGTTGTCACCAAGGCCGTTAAAGCCCATGTCGAAGATACCCGGGGTAAAGTCCATGGGGCCTGCCAGCATGCGGGTGAACGACAGCATGGCAACGTGCTCGGGTGGGTTTGGCGGATTGCCCCAGGCATTGTATTCCTGACCACGGGCACCCTCGCGGGCGAGCCAGTTGGGGTAGGTGCGGCGCAGCCCCGTGTCCTTGATGGGCTCGTGGGTATTGATGCTTATCTGGTATTTGGCGGCGGTTTTCACGTTATCCAGGTATTCGCCCACCATAAACTGGCCATCGTGCCACTCGAAGCGCTCGAGGCCGTTTTCATCGATGCGTTTGATGTTACCGCCATCGGCCACGTAGCCGGTTTTTACCTGACTGACGCCCATTTTCTGGTATAAACCGAAGGCGCCATCCCACTGCTTGCGGTAGTTGCTGACGCTGCCGGAGGTTTCGTGGTGGCCTATGAGTCTGGCGCCCACCTCGCGGCCATAATCGGCAATGGCCTGGATATCAAAATCGGCAAAGGGCTGGGTAAAACTGAACAGATCGCCATTGTGGAACCAGTCGCCGTCCCAGCCGATATTCCAGCCTTCTACCAGCACACCATCAAAGCCATTGTCGGCGGCAAAGCGCAGGTATTTTTTGGTTTCATCTGTGGTGGCGCCATGCTTGCTGCCGCTGCCCCAGGTGTTTTGGTTAATGTGCATGCCCCACCAAATGCCCACGTATTTACCGGGCTCGACCCAGGAGACATCCCCAAGCTGGTTGGGCTCGTTAAGATTGAGAATAAGGTGCGAGTTAATCAGCCCTGTGGCATTGGCCGCGATTTGCAGCGTGCGCCAAGGGGTGTTGAATTTGCCGTTGGTTTTAACTGCCACCCCGTCTGACCAGGGCGTCAGCTCTGAGACAAAGGTGCCGGGACGGCGCTGATTCAACGTCATGGCGGCGTAATCCACCAGGGCCGCCTCGTGGATGGCAATATGCACCCCATCCTTGTTTTTAAAGGTAAAAGGAGTTTGCACCAGGGCGGCATCGGCAAGCTTGCTGTGCTGATAGAGATACTCGTAGCGGTTCCAGCCGCGGCCGGGGATCCACCAGGCTTCAGCCTTGTCGGCCTCCTCAACGGCAAATTCGGTGAGCTCGCGGCCGATGTTCAGCGGTGTATCGGCATTCACCTCGTAGCGAAAGCCCACACCGTCGTTAAAGGCGCGAAAGCGCACCTTATAGCCTTGTTTGCTGTCTGGGTGAGTAAAGCTCACCACAAGCTCGTTGTGCTTGTCTTCAATGATGCGCGCCTCGCCCCAGGGCTGCTCCCAGCTGCTGTCCACTGTGGCCCTTTGGCTGTCTGAGATATCAAAACCGCCCCGGAAGTTGGCGGCATTGGTAAAGTCAAACCCCAGCTTGGATGCGCCAATCACAGGCTTACCCTGAAACAGCACGGCATAGTGGGGGGCGTCATCGTCGCTGACCTTAACTTCAATCTCGCCATTGGGGGACTTGAGGCTTAAGGTTTTGGCCTGCAATGGCAGGCTGGCGGCCATGGCCAACAGCAGCAGTGAATAGCGCATTCATCATTCCTTGTAAGGTGTCATTTTTATTTGTGACCACCTTAGCGGAGGCTTGCGCCGGGGGACATAAGCTGCATACGTATTCAGGGGCGGTAAGCGCTGCCAATGGGTCGCAATTGCAGTTCGGTCCAATAGCATTTTGCTTGCTGCATCAAACCACTTGCGCGGCTTAATAAGCCTGGGTGAGAGAGGATAGACCTGAACGGGCACAGGGGGCTTACCCTGTGCCCGTGGGGGAGGGGAGCATCAGGCCGGTTTGATGTTCTGATTCATCCGCAGGAGATTATGGGGGTCGTACTTGCCCTTGATTTTGGCAAGGCGCTGGTAGGTTTCGCCGTAGGCAAACTCCACCCGGCCTGCTTCTTCTTCGGTGAGGAAGTTGATATAGGCGCCGGCGCTTGCAAAGGGTTTGGACTTGGCAAAAAACTCCCTTGCCCAGCCGATACAGCGCTGGTCGTCATCGGCACTGTCCCAGCGGCCGTGCACGTTCATCACATAGTTGGCATCGCGGCTGGAGTAGGCCATGGCATCGGCCGCCACCCGGCCGGTTTGAGCACCAATCACACCGATAAAGATTTCACACTGGGGTGAGGGCAGGCAGGCGGCGTATTCCAGAATGCAATCGATGGCGCCTTCGGCCAGCGAGGTAAAATTGTGGGACTTCCAGTAGTTACGGGCTCCCGGGGTCAGCAAGGGGTCGAACGCCTGTTGCCAGGCCTGGAAAGGCTGCACCCCAATGTGCTCACCGAGCATGGGGGCAAACTCCCGCAGCGGGGCTATTAATCGCTCGCCTTCGGCGGGATCGCCGCAGTAACACATGGCCAGTGCCACCATCTCTTTACCGTGGGCAGACTCGGGTAAAAACGGCAGCGGCGGCGCCTTGCGGGTCACCATCCATACGCTGAGCTCGTCAGGCATGGTTTGGGTAAAGGCGGCAAAGCGGGTCAGCACGGTTTTGGCGTGCTCGAAGGGGAACACCATCAGGCCGCTCAGCAAGTCCGGCCCCACCGGGTGCAGGCGAAACTCAAAGCGGGTGACTATGCCAAAATTGCCGCCACCGCCCCTGAGGCCCCAAAAGAGATCGGCGTTTTCGGTTTCGCTGGCCCGTACCAAACAGCCATCGGCCAAGAGCACCTCGGCCGCCAGCAGATTA
This sequence is a window from Shewanella zhangzhouensis. Protein-coding genes within it:
- a CDS encoding winged helix-turn-helix transcriptional regulator; this encodes MSLKVRLNKSPSPPAPCMLTECMAVISGAWAPNVIWCLRMGPRRFNELRVDIPPISAKVLSARLTELTERGVVSRHVRDTSPPSVEYELTELGRELIPALDAIVEVGHKLKTKGYLVQQS
- a CDS encoding histidine phosphatase family protein encodes the protein MGRRFFVLRHGETHFNVEQKLQGHCNSPLTPKGRAQARAVGTALKSYLGPEFHFYASSLGRAVQTAEIVRAALGSAETPIIKEPRLMEFSLGLWEQRTVPSIRSQHPELDGAGDWYLHAPEAESFDEVRSRLASWLAQLPPEGDIVVVSHALTGIALRGMLLDLSYEDCWRQDLPQDAFFIIEDGKVTRIDCTVAVEQAVEQAVEQDLAVV
- a CDS encoding tautomerase family protein, whose amino-acid sequence is MPYVNIKVTREGVTAEQKAALISGVTELLVQVLQKSPATTMVVIDEVELDNWGIGGLPVEAFRHSQQG
- a CDS encoding FAD-binding oxidoreductase, producing the protein MSSLSSETLNTLKSKLQGQLVLPDDPDYDEVREIWNAMIDRKPALIVRCQSSQDAAEALAVGRDHNMLISIRGGGHNIAGNAVCDGGMMIDLSLMKDIVIDTAKGIAHVGPGCTLGDFDAEAQKHGLATPLGINSTTGVAGLTLGGGFGWLSRKYGMTVDNLLAAEVLLADGCLVRASETENADLFWGLRGGGGNFGIVTRFEFRLHPVGPDLLSGLMVFPFEHAKTVLTRFAAFTQTMPDELSVWMVTRKAPPLPFLPESAHGKEMVALAMCYCGDPAEGERLIAPLREFAPMLGEHIGVQPFQAWQQAFDPLLTPGARNYWKSHNFTSLAEGAIDCILEYAACLPSPQCEIFIGVIGAQTGRVAADAMAYSSRDANYVMNVHGRWDSADDDQRCIGWAREFFAKSKPFASAGAYINFLTEEEAGRVEFAYGETYQRLAKIKGKYDPHNLLRMNQNIKPA
- a CDS encoding GNAT family N-acetyltransferase codes for the protein MNIKLDDLSHPAVARLLHEHLEDMYDNSPADSVHALDLARLKQRDIRFYTLWQGNTLAACGAVKQVDFHSGEIKSMRATRALRGRGFGHAMLMHLENESRRLGFKRLYLETGTADYFLPAQRLYLAHGFEQCAPFGHYREDPHSLFMTKAL
- a CDS encoding glycoside hydrolase family 97 protein codes for the protein MRYSLLLLAMAASLPLQAKTLSLKSPNGEIEVKVSDDDAPHYAVLFQGKPVIGASKLGFDFTNAANFRGGFDISDSQRATVDSSWEQPWGEARIIEDKHNELVVSFTHPDSKQGYKVRFRAFNDGVGFRYEVNADTPLNIGRELTEFAVEEADKAEAWWIPGRGWNRYEYLYQHSKLADAALVQTPFTFKNKDGVHIAIHEAALVDYAAMTLNQRRPGTFVSELTPWSDGVAVKTNGKFNTPWRTLQIAANATGLINSHLILNLNEPNQLGDVSWVEPGKYVGIWWGMHINQNTWGSGSKHGATTDETKKYLRFAADNGFDGVLVEGWNIGWDGDWFHNGDLFSFTQPFADFDIQAIADYGREVGARLIGHHETSGSVSNYRKQWDGAFGLYQKMGVSQVKTGYVADGGNIKRIDENGLERFEWHDGQFMVGEYLDNVKTAAKYQISINTHEPIKDTGLRRTYPNWLAREGARGQEYNAWGNPPNPPEHVAMLSFTRMLAGPMDFTPGIFDMGFNGLGDNTNRPQSTLAKQLALYVVLYSPIQMAADLPENYLKRPDAFQFIKDVPTDWEQSIALDGEVGDFVVMARKERKARQYSGNDWYLGAVTDEQARDVTVKLDFLEPGKTFEAQIYQDGKDAEWKWRPYEIDIKKLKVRKGDTLSLHLADGGGAAVRLKAL
- a CDS encoding two-component regulator propeller domain-containing protein, yielding MSTRVRHGWHLLAVALIFTFSLHAHAIEPSLFTPPLFQVEANHKLQSKEILKLETDPQGFIWVGTRRGVFRFDGYEYLPLESANNPALSKLHVRSLLADGQFLWIGTMTQGVYRVDLSTRQTTQFARSPETPGSIGGNQVNAIKKDRNGRLWFAHDRGLDSWNEQSAQFTPYLSLDKPDDRYHNYLLDIEFDAEGKLWLSTAMGLAWMDKDAAGFALFASEGELLHKVVLRRLYLASDNRLWLTSQNQGTYLLSPATREVLLLSEGDGDETRKVINTGIAETFEADGSRRIWLSGTKGVEIRDGESGRLIKHLQGNLLDPQGLAGDLIYSITNSPSGTLWFGVLGVGLQYHPPQARGFSLIDRFAPALKDLFSTNIHQVLNLGEGELLVLTEQQASRISLSSGHTSPFSDDTKVQQKLLVSAIKDSEGNFWFGGDSGNLIATTADGHWLNELQLPLTKNDGVFVKNLALGPEPVLWAGSDRGLVRVSLDDLTMSTLKNADGSRFISFVRCLYLDGQNRLWVGTLGGLGLVAPGSDTVNIFSKEQATEGSLRHNQINQILSDRQGNLLITHPEGIDRLSSDELEKLTATLARMPAPGFAEEASGLDKAAPEKDAAVLRFSPFAIDITDRMTVPARLVALPTGNLWLGNTHLLDKNGLALAQFGEREGALDLGWSRSTPLLGNHSFVYATNNSMQLISTEARPRPGHDATVAITQIQLGSVDIPFDLQAPGLVVGADDQRFSVRFASPDASSLGKVDYRYRLDGYDNDWLTAPEDMRLARYTGLPPGNYRLRLQARVQGADWGPELQLKVSKAPKYYQTLWFQLPLAALLIAMLYGLFRWRLAHARRQQLAQFEHRDALRKAQMLSELMEQKNRMLAEVGHDLRTPLAMIKVQLEAMQDGLLQSTDATFESMANSLGNLNRMVGDIVQLSAEEVTNLAMSKEHLKLLPLIEEQITSFRPLLAQKGIGVSFTCEPELPPETTVFADKARLEQVFGNLLKNSYKYTNQGGQVQLSLTVSPSHSPQEAQPADASLDAWVTLSIQDSAPGVAADEYSRLFDRLYRASNIGDADRAETASGSGLGLWICQSIVRAHGGTITASPSSLGGVAIEIQLPLSIQSSARVPSLPATPSKPNASERSA
- a CDS encoding glutathione binding-like protein; this encodes MKLYFKPGACSMASHIVLNELGLAYTLEQVDTARGVTQTGQRFRDINPGGYVPALALASGEVITENAAILEFLADLPAALGKTSPIQLAPPVASLERTRLREWLGFLSSELHKAFSPFFSGVELSPAARKEAEAKLRKRLSLFEKKLSCSGDYLLGDRLSVADIYAFVILNWCQFIGVSLTDWPAAFALWQKIGARPNAILAMQQEGLLPEKQPEAAATNSASQSQPQNQEEPA
- a CDS encoding nuclear transport factor 2 family protein — its product is MPSPFDEVQTLLSDYFELLYHCDLRLFDTVFHPNALYASADETPFLQRDMPTYREVIATRQSPASRREPRQDVIDAIEFAGDNTAFARVRCAIGARQFVDFLTLVRVNDRWQIIAKVFQIIEKKDN
- a CDS encoding YfaZ family outer membrane protein encodes the protein MTLKRTFSIATPLLLSLGALSSAAHAIDMGVELNDDRASVSLGGQLTPSARLEGEYLYVDGDNHLLQSALLFSHNAGSHRFEFGPMASRVWLDNSPNGSMLSLGGKYQLALGNGLSLKATGFVSPSVLSFSGVDGHYQWSTAVGYELNPNLGFEAGYRQIRIQYDDHRNRDLEDGFYVGASFRF